The following are encoded together in the Sparus aurata chromosome 1, fSpaAur1.1, whole genome shotgun sequence genome:
- the enam gene encoding enamelin isoform X2: MMKLFVCMMFLLVTTLAAPVPGSESEEKVAAHANEALRWMEMYRMFQQQGVVGNPFLPAADAPADPAAAAVVDAAAADFAPAAPVVAGDASDEEAEEGNAAPKAAGAAPLNSDEVEEVEEAEVAEAEPAVVEAAPAPAEPAAEPVAAVEPAVVDVPVDAVPVDAAAAVDVPPVDVVLVDVAPVDMVPIDVVPVDVVPVDIAPVDVAPAAADVPAAVDAVTADAAAADPAPL, translated from the exons ATGATGAAGCTCTTTGTGTGCATGATGTTCCTGCTGGTCACTACACTGGCTGCTCCT GTTCCAGGGAGTGAAAGCGAGGAAAAG GTTGCGGCGCATGCTAATGAGGCCCTGAGGTGGATGGAGATGTACAGGATGTTTCAGCAGCAG GGTGTAGTTGGAAAccccttccttcctgctgctgatgctcct GCTGATCCAGCTGCGGCCGCAGTG GTGgacgctgcagcagctgatttCGCCCCTGCAGCTCCTGTTGTTGCTGGAGATGCGTCAGATGAGGAGGCAGAG GAGGGCAACGCTGCCCCCAAAGCTGCTGGTGCTGCCCCCCTCAACTCTGACGAAGTAGAGGAGGTCGAGGAGGCGGAGGTCGCTGAGGCTGAACCAGCTGTGGTCGAAGCGGCACCGGCACCAGCAGAGCCGGCAGCGGAGCCTGTGGCAGCTGTCGAGCCGGCTGTGGTTGATGTCCCTGTGGATGCTGTGCCagttgatgctgctgctgctgtggatgtGCCTCCTGTGGATGTGGTCCTTGTCGATGTGGCTCCCGTTGACATGGTTCCCATTGACGTGGTTCCCGTCGATGTGGTCCCAGTTGACATCGCCCCTGTTGATGTCGCCCCTGCTGCAGCCGatgtccctgctgctgttgatgCCGTTACAGctgatgctgcagcagcagatccTGCTCCACTGTAG
- the enam gene encoding enamelin isoform X1, whose amino-acid sequence MMKLFVCMMFLLVTTLAAPVPGSESEEKQVAAHANEALRWMEMYRMFQQQGVVGNPFLPAADAPADPAAAAVVDAAAADFAPAAPVVAGDASDEEAEEGNAAPKAAGAAPLNSDEVEEVEEAEVAEAEPAVVEAAPAPAEPAAEPVAAVEPAVVDVPVDAVPVDAAAAVDVPPVDVVLVDVAPVDMVPIDVVPVDVVPVDIAPVDVAPAAADVPAAVDAVTADAAAADPAPL is encoded by the exons ATGATGAAGCTCTTTGTGTGCATGATGTTCCTGCTGGTCACTACACTGGCTGCTCCT GTTCCAGGGAGTGAAAGCGAGGAAAAG CAGGTTGCGGCGCATGCTAATGAGGCCCTGAGGTGGATGGAGATGTACAGGATGTTTCAGCAGCAG GGTGTAGTTGGAAAccccttccttcctgctgctgatgctcct GCTGATCCAGCTGCGGCCGCAGTG GTGgacgctgcagcagctgatttCGCCCCTGCAGCTCCTGTTGTTGCTGGAGATGCGTCAGATGAGGAGGCAGAG GAGGGCAACGCTGCCCCCAAAGCTGCTGGTGCTGCCCCCCTCAACTCTGACGAAGTAGAGGAGGTCGAGGAGGCGGAGGTCGCTGAGGCTGAACCAGCTGTGGTCGAAGCGGCACCGGCACCAGCAGAGCCGGCAGCGGAGCCTGTGGCAGCTGTCGAGCCGGCTGTGGTTGATGTCCCTGTGGATGCTGTGCCagttgatgctgctgctgctgtggatgtGCCTCCTGTGGATGTGGTCCTTGTCGATGTGGCTCCCGTTGACATGGTTCCCATTGACGTGGTTCCCGTCGATGTGGTCCCAGTTGACATCGCCCCTGTTGATGTCGCCCCTGCTGCAGCCGatgtccctgctgctgttgatgCCGTTACAGctgatgctgcagcagcagatccTGCTCCACTGTAG
- the enam gene encoding enamelin isoform X4, protein MMKLFVCMMFLLVTTLAAPVPGSESEEKVDAAAADFAPAAPVVAGDASDEEAEEGNAAPKAAGAAPLNSDEVEEVEEAEVAEAEPAVVEAAPAPAEPAAEPVAAVEPAVVDVPVDAVPVDAAAAVDVPPVDVVLVDVAPVDMVPIDVVPVDVVPVDIAPVDVAPAAADVPAAVDAVTADAAAADPAPL, encoded by the exons ATGATGAAGCTCTTTGTGTGCATGATGTTCCTGCTGGTCACTACACTGGCTGCTCCT GTTCCAGGGAGTGAAAGCGAGGAAAAG GTGgacgctgcagcagctgatttCGCCCCTGCAGCTCCTGTTGTTGCTGGAGATGCGTCAGATGAGGAGGCAGAG GAGGGCAACGCTGCCCCCAAAGCTGCTGGTGCTGCCCCCCTCAACTCTGACGAAGTAGAGGAGGTCGAGGAGGCGGAGGTCGCTGAGGCTGAACCAGCTGTGGTCGAAGCGGCACCGGCACCAGCAGAGCCGGCAGCGGAGCCTGTGGCAGCTGTCGAGCCGGCTGTGGTTGATGTCCCTGTGGATGCTGTGCCagttgatgctgctgctgctgtggatgtGCCTCCTGTGGATGTGGTCCTTGTCGATGTGGCTCCCGTTGACATGGTTCCCATTGACGTGGTTCCCGTCGATGTGGTCCCAGTTGACATCGCCCCTGTTGATGTCGCCCCTGCTGCAGCCGatgtccctgctgctgttgatgCCGTTACAGctgatgctgcagcagcagatccTGCTCCACTGTAG
- the enam gene encoding enamelin isoform X3 — protein sequence MMKLFVCMMFLLVTTLAAPVPGSESEEKADPAAAAVVDAAAADFAPAAPVVAGDASDEEAEEGNAAPKAAGAAPLNSDEVEEVEEAEVAEAEPAVVEAAPAPAEPAAEPVAAVEPAVVDVPVDAVPVDAAAAVDVPPVDVVLVDVAPVDMVPIDVVPVDVVPVDIAPVDVAPAAADVPAAVDAVTADAAAADPAPL from the exons ATGATGAAGCTCTTTGTGTGCATGATGTTCCTGCTGGTCACTACACTGGCTGCTCCT GTTCCAGGGAGTGAAAGCGAGGAAAAG GCTGATCCAGCTGCGGCCGCAGTG GTGgacgctgcagcagctgatttCGCCCCTGCAGCTCCTGTTGTTGCTGGAGATGCGTCAGATGAGGAGGCAGAG GAGGGCAACGCTGCCCCCAAAGCTGCTGGTGCTGCCCCCCTCAACTCTGACGAAGTAGAGGAGGTCGAGGAGGCGGAGGTCGCTGAGGCTGAACCAGCTGTGGTCGAAGCGGCACCGGCACCAGCAGAGCCGGCAGCGGAGCCTGTGGCAGCTGTCGAGCCGGCTGTGGTTGATGTCCCTGTGGATGCTGTGCCagttgatgctgctgctgctgtggatgtGCCTCCTGTGGATGTGGTCCTTGTCGATGTGGCTCCCGTTGACATGGTTCCCATTGACGTGGTTCCCGTCGATGTGGTCCCAGTTGACATCGCCCCTGTTGATGTCGCCCCTGCTGCAGCCGatgtccctgctgctgttgatgCCGTTACAGctgatgctgcagcagcagatccTGCTCCACTGTAG